DNA from Halorarum salinum:
TGACGGTGCCGGCGCTCACCGACGACCTCGTCGACCTGACGGTCGAGCGGATGCGGTCGATGCCGGGGGACCGTGACACGGTCGTCGTCTGGCCGCTGGGCGGGGCGGTCGCGGATCTCGAACCCGACGAGACGGCGATCCCGGCCCGGGGCGAGCGCGACGTGGTGTTGAACTTCGAGGCGTCCTGGACCGACCCGGCGGCCGACGACGCGCACGTCGGGTGGGCCCGCGGGAGCGTCGCGGCGGTCCGGGAGGTCGTCGACGGCCCCGAACTGCCGAACTTCGCGGGCACGGAGACCGGCGAGGCGGCCGCCCGCGCGGTGTTCGGCGACAACCACGGCTGGCTCAGGGACGTGAAGACTGCGTGGGACCCCGAGGACGTGTTCGGGCCGAGCGGGCGCCTTTCGCCGTGGCCGCAGTCGCGGTAAGCCGGCGGATCGGGCGGTATCACGGCTCGGCGCTACTCGACCAGCGCCTCCTCCAGCACCTGGAGCGGGTGTCTGATCTCGTAGCCGGTGCCGTGTTCCATCTGCATCGCGCAGGTCGGGCACTCGGTCATCCCGACCTCGCCCTCGGCGGCGGCCATGTGCTCGAACATGTCCGCGCCGATCTCCATCGACGTGTCGTACTTCTCCGTCTTCCAACCGTACGTGCCCGAGATGCCCGAACAGGAGTCGCCCACGTCCTCGATCGTGACGCCCTCCAGATCGCTGAGCGTCTCGACGGCCTGCCGGTCGAGCCCCTGGTTCCGGGCGTGACACGGCGCGTGGTAGGCGAGGTCGGTCGGTTCGACCGCGGCGTCGGCGAGCGCGCCCGAGAGGTCCTCGTGGATCCGGAGGTACTCCAACGCCTCGTACGTGTCGTCCGAGAGGTCCTCGATCCCGTGGAGGTCGAACAGTTCGGGGTACTCCTGGCGGAGCGACAGCGAACAGGAGGTACACGAGGCGACCACGTCGGCCCCCTCCCCGATGGCGGCGACCAGCGACTCCACGTTGGTCTCGGCCGCGCGCCGGGCGTCCCCGAGCATCCCGTTCGCGAACATCGGCGTCCCCGAGCAGCGCTGCTCCGGGACGAGCACCTCGTAGCCGAACGACTCGAAGACGCGCACCATCGCCCTCCCCACCTCCGGCGTGTTATAGTTGGAGTAGCAGCCGTGGAAGTACGCGACGCGCTCGTCGGGGTTCGAGACGGTCGCCCCCCCGCGCTCGGCCCACCACTCCCGGAACGTCTCCGTCGCGAACTCGGGGAACTCGCGCTCGGCCGTGATTCCGAGGACGCGCTCGTTCATCCACTTCGTGACCCCCAGTCCCAGCACGAAGTTGGCCAGGCGCGGGACCCTGCTCGCGACCCGCGCGACGGTCTCGTAGTTCGAGAGCAGGCGGTTACGGACGTACTCGACCGAGAGTTTCTGCATCCGCTCTGAGACGTACTCGCCGCGCGCCTCGTTGTGCATCTGGGAGAGCGGGACGCTCGACGGGCACGCCGAGTCACAGCGCATGCAGTTCGAACAGTCCGTGATGGAGCCGTCGACGTCCGCGTCGTCCTTCCGCTTGAGCCGCCACTGCTCGGGCCCCTGGAACTTCGGCCCGGGGAACTCGTCGTCGACCTCCGCGACCGGGCAGGAGGTGTCGCAGGCGGTGCACTTGTAGCAGGAGTCGGCGCCCGCCCGGAGGTCGAGTTCGCCCGCCGGGAACGCGTCGACCGGGTCGGCGGGTTCGGCGGCGGGAGCGGTAGCCGGGTCGCGCTCGTCGACGTCGGACCCGCCGTCGACGGCGCCGCCGTCCGTGGCCGCGGGTCGATCGGACGCCGTCGGTTCGGGGCCGGCAGCCGGATCGACGGCGCCCCCCGGTTCGTCGTACCGCGGGAGGAACGCCGCGGGCCGTTCGTCGCGGCCGAGTCGCGGGACGCCGGGCTGCGGGTCCGCGGTCGGGTGGTCGGTCGCAGTACGCTCGTCGTCGCCGTCGGGGTCGCCCCCGTCATCGTTCACGTCGTGGGTCATTCGGTCACCTCCGCCGCCGCGCCCCGGCCGGCGACGAGCCCCGTCGCGAGCGACGTCCCGCTCGCGGAGTTCTCGCGGGCGGCGTCCGCGCCGCCGAGCACTGCGCCCGCGGCGCGGACGTTCGGGAACTCGACGTCCCCGTCGGCCTCGAGCGGCCGCAGCGACGCGTCGACCCGGACGCCGAACGTCGCGTACGGCTGGTCGCCGAACGGGTCGTCGACGAACCAGTCGTACCGCTCCGCCGGGTGGGGGACGTGACAGCCGAAAACCGGCTCGCACACCCCCTCGCGGTCCGAGTCGATGCCCCTCCCGACGAGTCCGCCGGTCGCGAGCACGTACTCGGCGGCGGCGTACGGGACCTCGCTGCCGCTGCGGTCCACGAGGACGCGCTCGACCCGGCCGTCGCCGCCGAGCTCCCGGCCGACGACCGGGTTCCCCGTCTCGATGCGGACCCCCGCGTCGTCCATCGCGTCGAACAGGCGGTCCGCCAGCCGGATGCCGGGGAGGCTCGGCGGGCCGCCGGGCACCTCGAAGACGTCGACCCCGAGGCGCGACTCCAGGTCGGCGCGGACCTCGGCGTGGCGGTCGTGCCCGAGCATCCCCGGGAAGCCGACGCGCTCGGCGCCGCCGGGAACGTCGTCGAGGTGCGGTTCGACGGCCGCCGCGAGCGCCCCGCGGGCCGGGGTGCCGTCGGACTCCCCTCCGTCCCCGCCACCACCACCGCCCCCGCCGACGCACTCGTCCCCGTCGAGCGCGTGCGCGAGGCGGGTGAGCCGCGCGTCGTCGCGGAACGAGGCGGGGAACTCGACCGTGACGCCCTCGACGGGAAACGGGACGCCCGAGTCGGCCAGCCGCTCCGCGACCAGCGGCGCGTCGAAGTCGACGAGCGAGCGAAACCCGACCAGCAGCGTCCGCCGGTCGTCGCTCGCGAGCCCCGCCGCGGTCGACGCGGGGTAGCGCGCCGTCGGCTTCACCGTCCCCGCGATCGTGGGGAGGAGCGCGTTTCGGTCGGTGTGGCCGCCGCGGTACAGGTCGCCCGAGACCTCGTCGAACAGGGCGAGCCCCTCGCGGAGCGCGTCGGCCCCGACGAGCGAGTACGGGTGCTCGGCCGGGAGCCGATCGAGCGCGGCGAACGGGTCGACGAGCGGGCCGTCGAGCCCCTCGACTTCGTCTCCATCTTCCCCCCGCGTCGGCGCGTAGCCGAGCGCGTCGATCAGGCCGGACGCCTGCCGGAGCGTGCTCTCCTTGTGGGAGACGAGCCGAACGTCCGCGCCCTCGCGCGCGGCGGCGAGCGCGGCCGTCGCGCCCGCGATCCCCCCGCCGATCACCAGGGCGTCGCTCTCAATCGCCACGGCGGACCACCCCATCGGCTCCCCCCTCGCGTCGGTCACCGTCCCCGCCGTTAGCGCCGCGCGTGACGGGCCCCTCACCGCCGTCGAACGCGTCGAAGTCGACGTCCCGCCCGGCCGGGTCGCCGTCGCGGTTCATCGTCGTCGCGTGGTACAAGTGGTTCAGCATGGCCTGCGAGAGCTGTTCGCCCCAGAGCGCGTGCCGCTGGCCCTTCCAGCGCTCGGCGTACAGTTCGTCGAGCGCGTCCCCGGCAGTAGCCGCGTCGTGGCTCGGGTGCAGTTCCGCGGCCATCCGGTGACAGCAGAGGCCGCCCTGGCAGTTGCCCATCGAGGCTCGGGTGCGGATGCGGACCGCGTTCAGGTCGGCGCCGGCGTCGTCGACGGCGTCCCGCAGTTCCGCGCGGGTGACCGCCTCGCAGTCGCAGACGACCGGGTTCGGGCCGTCGACGTCGAGCACCTCGTCCGCGCGTGAGCCGAGCCGCTGGACCGACCGGCGGCCCACCGGCGAGCGGAGGTCGAACTCGTCCATGTACTCGCGCAGGACCGAGAACTCCTCGGAGCCGGGGAGCGGCTCCTCGGCGGTTCCACACGCGGCGTCGACGCCGAGTTTCTCGCAGACGTGGTCCGTGACCGACTCGGCCATCAGCCGGTAGGTGGTGAGCTTCCCGCCGACGACGCTGGTCATGCCGGGGAGGCCGTCGCGCTCGGCGTGGTCGAGCAGGAAGAAGTCCCGGGTGACGTCCGTCGGGTCAGCGGTGTCCGTCCCGGGCGGCTCGTACAGCGGCCGGACGCCCCAGAACGACCGGAGCGTGCGGGCCTCCCGGAGCGCCGGAATCAGCTCCGAGAGCGTCTCGATCAGCAGGTCCACCTCCCAGCGCTCCTCGGGGTACTCCTCGGGGTCCCCGACCTCCACGTCGGTCGTCCCGAGGATGCAGGCCGTCTCGTGGGGGACGACGATGTCGGCGTCGCCCTTCGGCCGGCAGCGGTT
Protein-coding regions in this window:
- the glpB gene encoding glycerol-3-phosphate dehydrogenase subunit GlpB, giving the protein MAIESDALVIGGGIAGATAALAAAREGADVRLVSHKESTLRQASGLIDALGYAPTRGEDGDEVEGLDGPLVDPFAALDRLPAEHPYSLVGADALREGLALFDEVSGDLYRGGHTDRNALLPTIAGTVKPTARYPASTAAGLASDDRRTLLVGFRSLVDFDAPLVAERLADSGVPFPVEGVTVEFPASFRDDARLTRLAHALDGDECVGGGGGGGGDGGESDGTPARGALAAAVEPHLDDVPGGAERVGFPGMLGHDRHAEVRADLESRLGVDVFEVPGGPPSLPGIRLADRLFDAMDDAGVRIETGNPVVGRELGGDGRVERVLVDRSGSEVPYAAAEYVLATGGLVGRGIDSDREGVCEPVFGCHVPHPAERYDWFVDDPFGDQPYATFGVRVDASLRPLEADGDVEFPNVRAAGAVLGGADAARENSASGTSLATGLVAGRGAAAEVTE
- the glpA gene encoding anaerobic glycerol-3-phosphate dehydrogenase subunit GlpA encodes the protein MDEKADVLVVGGGSTGTGVVRDLAMRGLDAVLVEKGNLTHGTTGRMHGLLHSGARYAVSDRKSARECMVENRVLRDVAGHCIEETGGLFVKRPEDDEAYFEEKLAGCRACDVPAEVLTGAEAREREPYLARDVERAIAVPDAAIDPFRLCVANAADAERRGARIETHAEVTDVLVEGGEVTGVEVRHGEGPGKRSGRRAGETERIRADHVVNATGAWAGRLGDMAGVDVAVRPSKGVMTVMNVRQVDTVINRCRPKGDADIVVPHETACILGTTDVEVGDPEEYPEERWEVDLLIETLSELIPALREARTLRSFWGVRPLYEPPGTDTADPTDVTRDFFLLDHAERDGLPGMTSVVGGKLTTYRLMAESVTDHVCEKLGVDAACGTAEEPLPGSEEFSVLREYMDEFDLRSPVGRRSVQRLGSRADEVLDVDGPNPVVCDCEAVTRAELRDAVDDAGADLNAVRIRTRASMGNCQGGLCCHRMAAELHPSHDAATAGDALDELYAERWKGQRHALWGEQLSQAMLNHLYHATTMNRDGDPAGRDVDFDAFDGGEGPVTRGANGGDGDRREGGADGVVRRGD
- a CDS encoding anaerobic glycerol-3-phosphate dehydrogenase subunit C, which codes for MTHDVNDDGGDPDGDDERTATDHPTADPQPGVPRLGRDERPAAFLPRYDEPGGAVDPAAGPEPTASDRPAATDGGAVDGGSDVDERDPATAPAAEPADPVDAFPAGELDLRAGADSCYKCTACDTSCPVAEVDDEFPGPKFQGPEQWRLKRKDDADVDGSITDCSNCMRCDSACPSSVPLSQMHNEARGEYVSERMQKLSVEYVRNRLLSNYETVARVASRVPRLANFVLGLGVTKWMNERVLGITAEREFPEFATETFREWWAERGGATVSNPDERVAYFHGCYSNYNTPEVGRAMVRVFESFGYEVLVPEQRCSGTPMFANGMLGDARRAAETNVESLVAAIGEGADVVASCTSCSLSLRQEYPELFDLHGIEDLSDDTYEALEYLRIHEDLSGALADAAVEPTDLAYHAPCHARNQGLDRQAVETLSDLEGVTIEDVGDSCSGISGTYGWKTEKYDTSMEIGADMFEHMAAAEGEVGMTECPTCAMQMEHGTGYEIRHPLQVLEEALVE